TTAAATGGGAACTGTTCATGTAAGCTCatacaattatgtttaaaaaaattttaaaattataataatattattttaaaaataatattttttttattctatttatcaaCGAGACTGCACATACAATCCTTCACTCAGAATCGTAAACAAAATATCGCAATTAGATTCCTCACATACACATAACAAGCAAGCTGGACCACAACTGGTCCacaatttctctctctattttgttttcGCTATCCAATTCcagtacttttttttgtttcaaaataaattcaattacgTACGTAGCATGCCTTCAATTTATTATAGGAATAATgttaattacaaattttaaatagataaattttatgctgactctttataaaaaatagatcatattaaaattaaattggactttttttttttgcactctATATGatgaggtatatatatatatatattacagaaAAACCATACCCGACTCGTCTATTTGAGTCTGTACCagtcatttttcttcttgtaaatAGCAAAGACCCCAGCTACGCTAACTATATCTACATTCAATAATTAGGCCTGTTCATTAAGACGGGGATTTTTTACGGCCCCCCGAACAAATCTAGGCCAAtaccatcataaaaaaaaattctagggTATCAGGTATTAAACtccgtacttttttttttctttttttttttttcagattgcAATCCGGGCACACCTGTTCATTtaagaaattcaaaagaaaaatacatattatatctaatgaattatcaatttttatggttttcttttcttttttttactctcttctcCACGTGACTTTTTATTAGTGGTCAagaaacatgaacatgaacatgtactttgGCCCATTACTTGTTTTCTTACTAATTTGCTTTTAAGCATTACCTGCATTGTAATAGAACTAAAAGACGTGATACAACTTGTAAAGGGATTTTACAAATACTGTTTTGATGCAATTAAAGGATGATGTTTTACTTTTCAGTGTTAATTAAAGACTATAATTCAAGTTTCTTCTCcgtaaaaatctcatttttttaacaattttagaagcaaaaaatagtGTAAGTGAGATCATTACGTAAAGTTGAGTTAAAATCATGTTTAACCTTACGAATTGGCAATATGTCACTACTTCTCATTTACTTTTTCAACCGTATGCATGCAATCATGtgaattactatatatatatatatatatatatatgatatagacATTAATATGAATTATCTCAAGGAAgaaatttttgtaataataaaaaaaaaaggtacaatcCGGAACTTGAATTCCTGGGTTTCAAAAACTCGGATTCCTTCGGATTTCGGGCCGGATATATCCGAGTTATCGGGTACCTTGTTCGGAAGTCGAGTGAACATGACTATTaataatgagaaattatatttacagccATAAAGTATGCAAGTGTCgcatatttttttgaaaaaaagtgaacaaatatatgactcacataaaaaaaaaaatttgtaatattaaaattttaaaatgaatacaCCTTGCACAACTTATGATTGTATCTATCATTACTCTTCAACAATATCTCCTTTACATTCCTCccgctcctctctctctctcttctttctctctaaTCCCTCTCACACAAATGGAAGCACCAGTACATGTAccaaaatggaaagaaaatctCACTGCTGAACTAGCAATCCCAACAACAGAAGAAGTATGGCCATTCTTGGAGGACTTCTGAACCTACACACATGGGCTCCCTAACATAATCGACAAGAGTCACATTGTCAAAGGGATCTGCAGCTAGCCTGGCCTCATCCTCTACTGCGCTGCCACCCCAACAAAAGTATGGGATGGACGGACGCGAGCAAACGAAGCAATTGTGGATCCATGAGAAGCTGATCAGGATAGATCCCATCAAGAAAAGTTTGAGCTACGAGGTCACGGAAAATAACGTCAGCATCAAGACTAGGGTCATAAAATTTTTAGTCTGGACTGAAAAAATTGACCCAACCAAAAATATGTTTGATCGGTTTCGATCCTCCATGTACCAGAAATTTGGTTTTCGGTCTAGTCTCGAGATCTGTGagttttggaccggaccggattaAAACcgatcaaatatatatatatatatttaaaatattatatgtaacttattattttatatttcaattgtataagttaattatgtaatttttatctaatctattatttttgactatataaaatattaaataatatatactatcaattaataatatatcataaatcatatgataatttatttcattataatatgtagatacataatatattcatacatactctactatttacacttaattaagtcatttcctttacttcttctagttttttaacttttatttagaGCTTGGAAGAttaggaatttttttaaatttatttttctctatttttaattttaattttattagtataatTGATAACCTTTTTGGATGGATATGgataacttttatttatatttttccattttttctatgtctttcttttatttagagTTTGGATGTTTGGCAtattgcatatttttcaagttttttttttttaatttttttttctattttttgtatgttaataataatttaagctAAAAATAGGATAAAAGTCAGAACTTGGGTCGAAATTTGACTAGCAATATTAGTTGGGCCATATGTCAAAAAATTGGCCCATTTGGTCGTGTCGGACCGAACAGCCCAACTCAGTCCGTATGAGAGTTTGGTCCAATCAAGGGTGGAAAAATCTTGGACCGAATTAAGGGTTCGATCTGACCTCAAAAATCTCATATGGACCAACCGAATCTGACCAAATTCATTCCTAATCAAGACCCTCATGGCAATACTCTCAACCTCGGTATATCCAACCAGCGAGGAAAGCAAACAAGGGTGCAAGATCCAATGGTCATTAGTCGCTAATCCGATTAAAGGGTGGAGACAAGATGAGTTGGCCTATTTTGTTCAGGCTATGCTATCTTCCATGGCAAAGAACATAAGAAGATAAATGAACC
This genomic interval from Juglans microcarpa x Juglans regia isolate MS1-56 chromosome 4D, Jm3101_v1.0, whole genome shotgun sequence contains the following:
- the LOC121260300 gene encoding uncharacterized protein LOC121260300 — translated: MDGREQTKQLWIHEKLIRIDPIKKSLSYEVTENNVSIKTRTLMAILSTSVYPTSEESKQGCKIQWSLVANPIKGWRQDDSYLESSLQFMVKKIDDALQYISAT